The following are encoded in a window of Cervus canadensis isolate Bull #8, Minnesota chromosome 11, ASM1932006v1, whole genome shotgun sequence genomic DNA:
- the LOC122450106 gene encoding beta-galactosidase-1-like protein 3 isoform X1 yields MGSPPRSSPSLSWRRVLCVLFLPLVSSGFAPPVKQRNNFIFERRKLHPNPRRFDWSHLTPRQLKNRSRGIQTEERAGRNPYFTLEGHEFLILGGSVHYFRVPRASWRDRLLKLRACGFNTVTTYVPWNLHEPQRGTFDFSGNLDLEAFILLAEEVGLWVILRPGPYICSEMDLGGLPSWLLQDPTSQLRTTNRSFVNAVNKYFDHLIPRVAPLQYRRGGPIIAVQVENEYGSFYKDKAYMPYLLQALLQRGIGGLLLTADSTEEVTRGHTKGVLATINMKGFKVDSFKHLYKLQSHKPIVIMEFWVGWFDTWGNDHKVMGVNEVEKSVSEFIRFGISFNVYMFHGGTNFGFMNGATSFEKHRGVTTSYDYDAVLTEAGDYTTKYFALRNLFESILVRPLPPLPSPTPKTVYPSLKLSHYLPLWEALPYLQRPVTSNVPLNMENLPINNGNGQSFGFALYEMTVCSGGRLHANAQDEAQVFLNETSLGILTDVYRDIDIPSITQECQLLRILVENQGRVNFSWKIQNQQKGLIGPVTLDKIPLSRFTIYSLELKMTFFKKAGSTGVCSSTAVTLGGTGILGLRKRFTCLAPGSSRAPMRSFCSRRRRAAQISTAQTSAGFDSRLVEPWMCYLWMWRTNCAYNPNTAPGLNSKQRTKNRLITSLCCVEVSRSLASNLVSRGKKEPSCLAGGESETAFYSTVGNGWLD; encoded by the exons ATGGGCTCCCCGCCGCGCTCCAG CCCCAGTCTCTCCTGGAGAAGAGTCCTCTGCGTCCTTTTCCTGCCACTTGTCTCATCGGGTTTTGCTCCTCCGGTGAAACAAAGAAATAACTTTATATTCGAACGCAGAAAGCTGCACCCGAACCCGCGCAG GTTTGACTGGTCGCACCTGACGCCCCGCCAGCTGAAGAACCGCTCGCGGGGGATTCAGACTGAGGAGCGAGCCGGGCGGAACCCCTACTTCACGCTGGAGGGCCACGAGTTCCTCATCCTCGGGGGCTCCGTCCACTACTTCCGAGTGCCCCGGGCCTCCTGGAGAGACCGGCTGCTCAAGCTGCGGGCCTGCGGCTTCAACACCGTCACCAC CTACGTCCCGTGGAACCTCCACGAGCCGCAGAGAGGCACATTCGACTTCTCTGGGAACCTGGACCTGGA GGCCTTCATCCTGCTGGCGGAGGAGGTGGGGCTGTGGGTGATCCTGCGTCCAGGCCCCTACATCTGCAGCGAGATGGACCTCGGGGGCCTGCCCAG CTGGTTACTGCAGGACCCCACGTCGCAGCTGAGGACCACCAACCGCAGCTTTGTGAACGCCGTGAACAAGTACTTCGACCATCTGATCCCCAGGGTGGCTCCGCTCCAG TACCGCAGGGGAGGCCCCATCATCGCGGTGCAGGTGGAGAACGAGTACGGCTCCTTCTACAAGGACAAGGCCTACATGCCCTACCTGCTGCAG GCTCTGCTGCAGAGGGGCATTGGAGGGCTGCTCCTGACCGCAGACagcacagaggaagtgacaaGAGGACACACAAAGGGGG TGCTGGCCACCATCAACATGAAGGGGTTCAAGGTGGACTCGTTCAAGCATCTGTACAAGCTGCAG AGCCACAAGCCCATTGTGATCATGGAGTTCTGGGTCGGCTGGTTTGATACGTGGGGAAACGACCACAAGGTGATGGGTGTGAACG AGGTTGAAAAGAGTGTGTCTGAATTTATCCGATTTGGGATCTCCTTCAATGTGTACATGTTCCACGGGGGGACCAACTTTGGTTTCATGAACGGGGCCACGAGTTTTGAGAAGCACAGAGGTGTTACCACGAGCTACG ACTACGACGCGGTGCTGACAGAGGCTGGGGACTACACCACCAAGTACTTCGCGCTCCGGAACCTCTTTGAATCCATCCTGG TCAGGCCCCTGCCCCCTCTTCCGAGTCCCACTCCCAAGACGGTGTACCCCTCCTTGAAGCTATCTCACTACCTGCCGCTGTGGGAGGCCCTGCCTTACCTGCAGAGG CCAGTCACCTCTAACGTTCCACTCAACATGGAGAACCTGCCCATCAACAACGGCAACGGCCAGTCCTTCGGGTTCGCGCTTTATGAGATGACCGTCTGCTCCGGGGGCCGGCTCCATGCCAACGCGCAGGACGAGGCTCAG GTATTTTTGAATGAGACAAGTTTAGGGATTCTGACTGATGTTTATCGGGACATAGACATTCCTTCAATCACG CAGGAATGTCAGCTTCTAAGGATCCTGGTGGAGAATCAAGGACGAGTCAATTTTTCATGGAAAATTCAAAATCAGCAGAAAG GATTGATCGGACCTGTTACTCTGGATAAAATTCCCCTGAGCAGGTTCACCATCTATTCTCTGGAACTGAAAATGACATTCTTCAAGAA GGCTGGAAGCACGGGTGTGTGTTCATCAACGGCCGTAACCTTGGGCGGTACTGGAATATTGGGCCTCAGGAAGCGCTTTACCTGCCTGGCTCCTGGCTCCAGCCGGGCACCAATGAG ATCGTTCTGTTCGAGAAGGAGAAGAGCAGCTCAGATATCTACAGCACAGACATCCGCAG GTTTCGATTCTCGGTTGGTTGAGCCGTGGATGTGTTACCTGTGGATGTGGAGGACCAACTGTGCTTATAATCCAAATACAGCACCTGGCTTGAACTCAAAGCAGCGCACCAAAAACAGACTTATCACTTCGTTATGTTGTGTAGAGGTTTCAAGAAGTTTAGCAAGTAATCTGGTGTCCAGAGGGAAGAAGGAACCATCCTGtttggcaggaggagaaagtgagaCTGCCTTCTACTCCACTGTTGGGAATGGCTGGCTCGACTAA
- the LOC122450106 gene encoding beta-galactosidase-1-like protein 3 isoform X2 has protein sequence MGSPPRSSPSLSWRRVLCVLFLPLVSSGFAPPVKQRNNFIFERRKLHPNPRRFDWSHLTPRQLKNRSRGIQTEERAGRNPYFTLEGHEFLILGGSVHYFRVPRASWRDRLLKLRACGFNTVTTYVPWNLHEPQRGTFDFSGNLDLEAFILLAEEVGLWVILRPGPYICSEMDLGGLPSWLLQDPTSQLRTTNRSFVNAVNKYFDHLIPRVAPLQYRRGGPIIAVQVENEYGSFYKDKAYMPYLLQALLQRGIGGLLLTADSTEEVTRGHTKGVLATINMKGFKVDSFKHLYKLQSHKPIVIMEFWVGWFDTWGNDHKVMGVNEVEKSVSEFIRFGISFNVYMFHGGTNFGFMNGATSFEKHRGVTTSYDYDAVLTEAGDYTTKYFALRNLFESILVRPLPPLPSPTPKTVYPSLKLSHYLPLWEALPYLQRPVTSNVPLNMENLPINNGNGQSFGFALYEMTVCSGGRLHANAQDEAQVFLNETSLGILTDVYRDIDIPSITECQLLRILVENQGRVNFSWKIQNQQKGQAPVTDDSGL, from the exons ATGGGCTCCCCGCCGCGCTCCAG CCCCAGTCTCTCCTGGAGAAGAGTCCTCTGCGTCCTTTTCCTGCCACTTGTCTCATCGGGTTTTGCTCCTCCGGTGAAACAAAGAAATAACTTTATATTCGAACGCAGAAAGCTGCACCCGAACCCGCGCAG GTTTGACTGGTCGCACCTGACGCCCCGCCAGCTGAAGAACCGCTCGCGGGGGATTCAGACTGAGGAGCGAGCCGGGCGGAACCCCTACTTCACGCTGGAGGGCCACGAGTTCCTCATCCTCGGGGGCTCCGTCCACTACTTCCGAGTGCCCCGGGCCTCCTGGAGAGACCGGCTGCTCAAGCTGCGGGCCTGCGGCTTCAACACCGTCACCAC CTACGTCCCGTGGAACCTCCACGAGCCGCAGAGAGGCACATTCGACTTCTCTGGGAACCTGGACCTGGA GGCCTTCATCCTGCTGGCGGAGGAGGTGGGGCTGTGGGTGATCCTGCGTCCAGGCCCCTACATCTGCAGCGAGATGGACCTCGGGGGCCTGCCCAG CTGGTTACTGCAGGACCCCACGTCGCAGCTGAGGACCACCAACCGCAGCTTTGTGAACGCCGTGAACAAGTACTTCGACCATCTGATCCCCAGGGTGGCTCCGCTCCAG TACCGCAGGGGAGGCCCCATCATCGCGGTGCAGGTGGAGAACGAGTACGGCTCCTTCTACAAGGACAAGGCCTACATGCCCTACCTGCTGCAG GCTCTGCTGCAGAGGGGCATTGGAGGGCTGCTCCTGACCGCAGACagcacagaggaagtgacaaGAGGACACACAAAGGGGG TGCTGGCCACCATCAACATGAAGGGGTTCAAGGTGGACTCGTTCAAGCATCTGTACAAGCTGCAG AGCCACAAGCCCATTGTGATCATGGAGTTCTGGGTCGGCTGGTTTGATACGTGGGGAAACGACCACAAGGTGATGGGTGTGAACG AGGTTGAAAAGAGTGTGTCTGAATTTATCCGATTTGGGATCTCCTTCAATGTGTACATGTTCCACGGGGGGACCAACTTTGGTTTCATGAACGGGGCCACGAGTTTTGAGAAGCACAGAGGTGTTACCACGAGCTACG ACTACGACGCGGTGCTGACAGAGGCTGGGGACTACACCACCAAGTACTTCGCGCTCCGGAACCTCTTTGAATCCATCCTGG TCAGGCCCCTGCCCCCTCTTCCGAGTCCCACTCCCAAGACGGTGTACCCCTCCTTGAAGCTATCTCACTACCTGCCGCTGTGGGAGGCCCTGCCTTACCTGCAGAGG CCAGTCACCTCTAACGTTCCACTCAACATGGAGAACCTGCCCATCAACAACGGCAACGGCCAGTCCTTCGGGTTCGCGCTTTATGAGATGACCGTCTGCTCCGGGGGCCGGCTCCATGCCAACGCGCAGGACGAGGCTCAG GTATTTTTGAATGAGACAAGTTTAGGGATTCTGACTGATGTTTATCGGGACATAGACATTCCTTCAATCACG GAATGTCAGCTTCTAAGGATCCTGGTGGAGAATCAAGGACGAGTCAATTTTTCATGGAAAATTCAAAATCAGCAGAAAG GCCAAGCCCCGGTCACAGATGACTCCGGGCTGTGA